One window of Chryseobacterium sp. JJR-5R genomic DNA carries:
- a CDS encoding RagB/SusD family nutrient uptake outer membrane protein has translation MQTFKLKKMKLNIVKLRNLAIASVFLLSATSCINDLDVKVSDDELYTSEQFYSQPESYKQFLAKIYAGLAVTGQTSPNGNSDLGLESDGGPNEGFSQYIRGYWQLQELTTDEAIIAWGESDNPGIRDLNFNTWNADNKFNEAFFARIFFQIGLVNEFLRETTDEKLSSRGVSADLKTQIKTFRAEARFLRALSYYHAIDIYGRIPFATEGDVIGSGVKPSVQSREYVFNYLLGELNDIDGDLAAAKTNEYGRADKAAAWMLKAKLYQNSKVYTGVDRSTEALAEITKVIASPYKVATIPYANLFKADNNTNGAQDEAIFPINFDGIKTKTYGGTTFLIHASCTNAVGALLGVDAGWAGFRTRQEFIQSAGSDARVMKVAGSTDPVSISDYSKFEEGTKLIKFSNKKTSGANGSDGTFADADFALFRMGDAYLMYAELAVVNGKGSTATALGYINALRTRGGATNISMSDINALTTTDAKEMFILNERAKELYWEGTRRQDLIRLNHYVSGYTWQWKGGIQNGSSIAPTRVLFPIPNKYLNINSNLSQNPGY, from the coding sequence ATGCAAACTTTTAAACTTAAAAAAATGAAATTAAATATAGTAAAACTAAGAAATCTGGCTATTGCAAGTGTATTTCTATTATCGGCAACCTCTTGTATTAACGATTTAGATGTTAAAGTAAGTGATGATGAATTGTACACGTCCGAACAATTTTATTCCCAGCCTGAATCTTACAAGCAGTTTTTGGCGAAAATTTATGCTGGTTTAGCGGTAACAGGACAAACTTCTCCTAACGGAAATTCAGATTTAGGATTAGAATCTGATGGAGGACCGAATGAAGGTTTTTCACAATACATTAGAGGATATTGGCAACTACAGGAACTTACAACCGATGAAGCCATTATTGCCTGGGGAGAATCTGATAATCCCGGGATCAGAGATTTAAACTTCAATACCTGGAATGCAGACAATAAATTCAATGAAGCTTTCTTTGCAAGAATATTTTTTCAGATTGGCTTGGTCAATGAGTTTTTAAGAGAAACTACTGATGAGAAATTATCATCCAGAGGGGTTTCTGCAGATTTAAAAACCCAAATAAAGACTTTCCGTGCAGAAGCAAGATTTTTAAGAGCCCTATCTTATTATCACGCAATAGATATTTATGGCAGAATTCCTTTTGCAACAGAAGGAGATGTTATTGGTTCTGGTGTAAAACCGTCAGTACAATCAAGAGAATATGTTTTCAATTATCTGTTGGGAGAGCTGAATGATATAGATGGAGATTTGGCCGCAGCAAAGACCAACGAATATGGAAGAGCGGACAAAGCTGCCGCTTGGATGTTAAAAGCCAAATTATACCAAAACTCAAAAGTATATACGGGTGTTGACAGAAGTACAGAGGCTTTGGCAGAGATTACAAAAGTAATTGCTTCACCATATAAAGTGGCTACAATACCTTACGCCAATTTATTTAAAGCGGATAACAATACCAATGGTGCGCAAGATGAAGCTATCTTCCCAATTAATTTTGACGGTATCAAAACAAAAACTTACGGAGGCACTACCTTTTTAATCCACGCAAGTTGTACCAATGCAGTAGGAGCTCTGTTAGGGGTAGATGCAGGCTGGGCTGGTTTCAGAACACGTCAGGAATTTATTCAGTCTGCAGGATCGGATGCCCGAGTAATGAAAGTTGCTGGAAGTACAGATCCTGTATCTATTTCAGATTATTCTAAATTTGAAGAAGGTACCAAATTGATTAAGTTTTCTAACAAAAAGACAAGCGGTGCTAATGGAAGTGACGGAACTTTTGCAGATGCAGATTTTGCTTTGTTCAGAATGGGAGATGCATATTTGATGTATGCAGAATTGGCCGTTGTCAACGGAAAAGGGAGCACAGCTACAGCTTTAGGGTATATCAATGCCTTAAGAACAAGAGGTGGTGCAACAAATATTTCAATGTCTGATATTAATGCGCTTACCACAACAGATGCTAAAGAAATGTTTATTCTGAACGAAAGAGCTAAAGAACTGTATTGGGAAGGTACGAGAAGACAAGATTTAATCAGGTTAAATCATTACGTTTCCGGTTATACATGGCAATGGAAAGGAGGAATCCAAAATGGGTCTTCTATAGCTCCTACCAGAGTTTTGTTCCCAATTCCGAATAAATATCTGAATATCAATTCAAACTTATCTCAAAACCCGGGTTATTAA
- a CDS encoding SusE domain-containing protein, producing the protein MKNIIKFLFATIAIMMVWSCEKDEDQAVLSLKSEPTLKASAASLTLTSTTASNNAVTFTITPAEYTPEVEITNVLQFAVAGNNFANVKEAGLSLGTLSKTYTVFEFNALMLSLGLQTGIASNVDVRLKTTVGKGSPVYSTVQKISVNPYALISYMYAPGKYQGWDPATANTLVSPTSNGIYVGYIKFLATADNGLSFKINPQKNWDNSYGTTSQFSAAVNTIPVLYNGGSDIVAPGLGYYETTINTNTNTLKMVPHQMSLIGSATPGGNWSTDIDMVWDNTQLKWTATATFLAGEFKFRLNHDWSQPNWGGSGGTASTSGGNLTISAGQHTVTFDPYTLAYTIN; encoded by the coding sequence ATGAAAAATATTATAAAATTTCTTTTCGCAACCATTGCTATAATGATGGTTTGGTCTTGTGAAAAAGATGAAGATCAGGCTGTTTTATCTTTAAAATCCGAGCCTACGCTTAAAGCGAGTGCAGCATCTCTTACTTTGACGAGTACAACAGCAAGCAACAATGCCGTTACATTTACCATTACCCCTGCAGAATATACCCCTGAAGTAGAAATTACAAATGTATTGCAGTTTGCAGTAGCAGGAAATAATTTTGCAAATGTAAAAGAGGCAGGATTAAGTCTTGGAACATTATCCAAAACCTATACAGTATTTGAATTTAATGCTTTGATGTTGAGTTTGGGATTGCAAACTGGTATTGCGTCAAACGTAGATGTAAGATTAAAAACTACTGTTGGAAAAGGAAGTCCTGTTTATTCAACGGTACAGAAAATTTCGGTAAACCCCTATGCATTGATTTCTTATATGTATGCTCCTGGTAAATATCAAGGATGGGATCCTGCTACGGCAAATACTCTTGTGTCCCCAACTTCAAATGGAATCTATGTTGGTTATATTAAATTTCTGGCAACTGCAGATAATGGACTGTCATTCAAAATTAATCCGCAGAAAAACTGGGATAATTCTTATGGAACCACTAGCCAGTTTTCAGCAGCCGTAAATACAATTCCAGTTTTGTATAATGGAGGATCCGATATTGTAGCACCCGGTCTTGGCTATTATGAAACCACCATCAATACCAACACAAATACACTGAAGATGGTACCTCACCAAATGAGTTTAATAGGATCTGCAACTCCCGGAGGCAACTGGAGTACAGATATAGACATGGTTTGGGATAATACTCAGTTGAAATGGACTGCTACAGCGACTTTTTTAGCAGGTGAGTTTAAATTCAGGCTAAATCATGACTGGAGTCAACCCAACTGGGGAGGATCTGGCGGAACGGCTTCTACTTCTGGAGGTAATTTAACCATTTCGGCAGGTCAGCATACAGTTACTTTTGACCCTTACACTCTAGCTTATACAATAAATTAG
- a CDS encoding class I SAM-dependent methyltransferase — MKDLMGQAIHDYYHNRNPEDLQTETSISELDELPIAYLFRDFEEMNGIEQKALGLAQGKVLDIGAGAGSHALYLQNKRNLEVTALDISPKSIEVCKLRGIQTAVCENMLHFSGGTFDTILLLMNGTGIFQSLSTIDTYLKRLYSLLNENGQILIDSTDIIYMFDRDEEDGGVLIPAGGYYGELDYVVHYKGESEDPIKWLYLDFNTLKNAAEYNGFAIEKMIQDEDTYLAKLTKK; from the coding sequence ATGAAAGACCTAATGGGCCAAGCCATCCACGATTATTACCACAACCGAAATCCTGAAGACCTGCAGACGGAAACTTCTATTTCCGAACTTGACGAACTTCCGATAGCCTACCTGTTCAGGGATTTTGAAGAGATGAACGGAATAGAGCAGAAAGCGCTTGGGCTGGCTCAGGGAAAAGTGCTGGACATTGGGGCAGGCGCGGGTTCTCATGCTTTGTACCTTCAGAATAAAAGGAACCTGGAAGTGACAGCCCTGGATATTTCACCCAAGTCCATTGAAGTCTGCAAGCTGAGAGGGATCCAGACGGCAGTCTGTGAAAACATGCTTCATTTTTCCGGGGGAACTTTTGATACGATCCTGCTGCTGATGAACGGCACCGGGATTTTCCAGAGCCTTTCCACCATTGATACCTATCTGAAAAGGCTGTATTCTCTGCTGAATGAAAACGGACAGATCCTGATCGACAGTACGGATATTATATATATGTTTGACCGTGACGAAGAAGACGGCGGAGTGTTGATCCCGGCCGGCGGATATTACGGGGAACTGGATTATGTGGTGCATTACAAAGGGGAATCTGAAGACCCGATCAAATGGCTCTACCTGGATTTCAATACGCTGAAAAATGCAGCGGAATATAACGGTTTTGCTATTGAAAAGATGATCCAGGACGAGGATACTTATCTGGCGAAACTGACGAAAAAATAA
- the metG gene encoding methionine--tRNA ligase produces MSDRKMITAALPYANGPVHIGHLAGVYIPADVYARFQRRSGKDVAFICGSDEHGIPITIRAKKEGVTPQDIVDKYHEIIKKSFSDLGISFDEYSRTTSEKHYETSQDFFKVLYEKGKFTEEVSEQYFDEQANEFLADRYIVGTCPNCGNENAYGDQCEKCGSTLSPSELINPKSMLSGNVPILKETKNWYLPLNEYEDFLNEWIIEGHKDDWKPNVYGQVKSWLNDGLKPRAMTRDLNWGVPVPLPGAEGKVLYVWFDAPIGYISFTKEWAEKNGKDWKDYWQSEDSDLVHFIGKDNIVFHCIIFPAMMKAHGDFVMPDNVPAFEFLNLENDKISTSRNWAVWAHEYVEEFPGQQDVLRYALLSSAPETKDNNFTWKDFQTKNNSELVNKFGNFINRVISFTNKNFEGNVPNGNLDEDSKNAINKAINDVSNHLEKYEFRNALNAFMALVDYGNLYLQNAAPWNSIKNNPAEAGQTMFVGAQIAAVVAQLCEPFMPFSAEKLFGYFNIEKKNWKNLRNSEIQIKAGHKIEEAPLLFTKIEDDVIEAQIRKLENTKQSNKKTNPSANAMKEEITFDDFTKIDLRTATIIEAEKVEKADKLLKLKVDTGVDVRTVVSGIAESFTAEEVIGKQVMILLNLAPRKIRGIESQGMLLLTTKPDGKLSFVTPDDSTVENGIEIG; encoded by the coding sequence ATGTCAGACAGAAAGATGATTACGGCAGCGTTGCCTTATGCCAACGGGCCGGTTCACATAGGGCATTTGGCAGGGGTGTATATTCCTGCGGATGTGTATGCAAGATTTCAGAGAAGATCAGGAAAAGACGTAGCTTTTATCTGCGGTTCTGATGAACATGGGATACCCATCACCATCAGAGCCAAAAAAGAAGGCGTAACGCCCCAGGATATTGTGGATAAGTATCATGAAATCATTAAAAAATCATTTTCCGACTTAGGGATTTCCTTCGATGAATATTCCAGGACGACATCTGAAAAGCACTACGAAACCAGCCAGGATTTCTTCAAAGTCCTGTATGAAAAAGGAAAGTTTACGGAAGAGGTTTCCGAACAGTATTTTGACGAGCAGGCCAATGAATTCCTGGCAGACCGCTACATCGTAGGAACATGCCCGAACTGTGGCAATGAAAATGCCTATGGAGACCAGTGCGAAAAGTGCGGCTCTACGCTTTCGCCTTCAGAATTAATCAACCCGAAATCAATGCTGAGCGGCAATGTCCCGATCCTTAAAGAAACCAAAAACTGGTACCTGCCGTTAAATGAATATGAAGACTTCCTGAACGAATGGATTATTGAAGGCCACAAAGACGACTGGAAACCTAACGTATACGGACAGGTAAAATCATGGCTGAATGACGGACTGAAGCCTCGTGCCATGACCCGGGATCTCAACTGGGGCGTCCCGGTTCCGCTGCCGGGTGCAGAAGGAAAAGTGCTGTATGTATGGTTTGATGCCCCGATCGGTTATATTTCATTTACCAAGGAGTGGGCAGAGAAAAACGGCAAGGACTGGAAAGATTACTGGCAGAGCGAAGACAGTGATCTGGTTCATTTTATCGGTAAGGATAATATCGTATTCCACTGTATTATTTTTCCTGCCATGATGAAGGCCCACGGGGATTTTGTGATGCCTGACAATGTTCCTGCTTTTGAATTCCTGAATCTGGAAAACGACAAAATATCAACTTCCAGGAACTGGGCAGTCTGGGCGCATGAGTATGTAGAGGAATTCCCTGGACAGCAGGATGTTCTGCGTTACGCATTGCTTTCTTCCGCTCCTGAAACAAAAGATAACAACTTTACCTGGAAAGATTTCCAGACCAAGAACAATTCGGAGTTGGTAAATAAGTTCGGTAACTTTATTAATAGAGTAATTTCTTTTACAAATAAAAACTTTGAAGGGAATGTACCTAACGGTAACTTAGATGAAGATAGTAAGAATGCTATCAATAAGGCAATTAATGACGTTTCAAATCATTTAGAGAAATATGAGTTCAGAAATGCATTAAATGCTTTTATGGCTTTAGTAGATTATGGAAATTTATATCTTCAGAATGCGGCACCTTGGAACTCTATAAAAAATAATCCAGCTGAAGCCGGGCAAACAATGTTCGTAGGAGCTCAAATCGCTGCGGTAGTAGCTCAGTTGTGTGAACCATTTATGCCATTCTCCGCAGAAAAATTATTTGGATATTTTAATATTGAGAAAAAAAACTGGAAGAATTTACGGAATTCCGAAATTCAAATTAAAGCTGGACATAAGATCGAAGAAGCTCCGTTATTATTTACGAAAATCGAAGACGATGTGATCGAGGCCCAGATCCGGAAACTGGAAAACACAAAACAAAGCAATAAAAAAACAAACCCTAGCGCCAACGCCATGAAAGAAGAAATCACCTTTGATGATTTTACAAAAATCGACTTAAGAACTGCGACTATTATTGAAGCTGAAAAAGTAGAGAAAGCAGATAAATTATTAAAGCTGAAAGTGGATACAGGCGTGGACGTAAGAACCGTGGTATCTGGGATTGCGGAAAGCTTTACCGCTGAAGAAGTGATCGGGAAACAGGTGATGATCCTGCTTAACCTGGCACCGAGAAAAATCAGAGGGATCGAATCCCAGGGCATGTTGCTGTTAACTACAAAACCGGACGGAAAACTGTCTTTTGTTACGCCGGATGACAGCACCGTGGAAAACGGAATTGAGATCGGATAA
- a CDS encoding glycoside hydrolase family 97 protein: MKKMTIGAFLLSMMFGVANAQSLKSPDGKFEMDFQLKQGVPYYNLKYNGQVVVEDSKLGLRIFKDSSIKFASEIAKPEDAKFDLNSGFTKTGEKTDSKNETWQPVLGEKKNYINHYNELAVTLNQASTDRSIVVKFRLFNDGLGFRYEFPQQKNLNYFVIREEDSEIDFPTDMKAWWMVADYDSQEYKYQETKVSEIPSKWSQAADANASQTLIKNAVQSPLMLKKEGKEPLYINLAEAAVLDYPASHLEVDAQNFKFKTHLTADRQGAKGYMQTPMVTPWRTIIVAPKAEEVMDSKMIFNLNEPTKYTDTSYIHPTKYMGVWWEMIIGKSQWAYGQPESNVRLGQTDFTKLTPNGKHGANNTKVKEYIDFAAENGFQGLLIEGWNIGWEDWFGRSKEYVFDFITPYPDFDIKMLNEYANSKGIKLIMHHETSGSATNYERWADKAFQLMNKYGYDAVKTGYVGDVIPRGEHHYSQWMINHYYRIAEKANEYKVMVNSHESVRPTGESRTYPNYISAEAARGTEYEAFGGNNPDHQTILPFTRWMGGSMDYTPGIFQTKLDYYFPGDKRFVKTTLAKQLALYVTMYMPLQMAADLPENYRKHMDAFQFIKDVAADWDDTKILSAEPGDYVVTARKAKGTENWFVGGITDENKRDYTVEFSFLDKGKKYEATIYEDGKDADYISNPQSYNIYKKKVTSKSKINMKMVRSGGFAISVKPVQ, from the coding sequence ATGAAGAAAATGACAATCGGAGCTTTTTTGCTCTCAATGATGTTTGGAGTCGCCAATGCGCAATCTTTGAAATCGCCCGATGGAAAATTCGAAATGGATTTCCAATTAAAACAGGGCGTTCCTTACTACAACCTGAAATACAACGGTCAGGTAGTGGTGGAAGATTCAAAACTTGGACTGAGAATTTTTAAAGATTCTTCCATAAAATTTGCATCAGAAATTGCAAAACCTGAAGATGCGAAATTTGATTTAAACAGCGGTTTTACAAAAACCGGCGAAAAAACAGATTCAAAAAACGAAACCTGGCAGCCGGTTCTCGGCGAAAAGAAAAATTATATCAACCATTATAACGAACTGGCAGTAACCCTTAATCAGGCAAGTACAGACAGAAGCATCGTTGTGAAATTCAGATTATTCAATGACGGGCTTGGGTTCAGGTATGAATTTCCGCAGCAGAAAAATCTGAACTACTTTGTGATCCGTGAAGAAGATTCGGAAATCGATTTTCCTACCGATATGAAAGCCTGGTGGATGGTGGCAGATTATGATTCCCAGGAGTATAAATATCAGGAAACCAAAGTTTCCGAAATTCCTTCAAAATGGTCGCAGGCAGCAGATGCCAACGCATCGCAGACTTTAATTAAAAACGCCGTTCAGTCGCCGTTGATGTTGAAGAAAGAAGGCAAAGAACCTTTGTACATCAACCTGGCGGAAGCAGCTGTTTTGGATTATCCGGCTTCCCATCTGGAAGTGGATGCACAGAATTTTAAATTCAAAACCCACCTTACTGCCGACAGACAAGGGGCAAAAGGTTATATGCAAACTCCTATGGTAACGCCGTGGAGAACCATTATCGTAGCTCCGAAAGCAGAAGAGGTTATGGATTCAAAGATGATTTTTAACCTGAACGAACCCACAAAGTATACCGATACGTCTTACATTCACCCAACCAAATACATGGGCGTCTGGTGGGAGATGATCATCGGGAAATCCCAGTGGGCATACGGTCAGCCGGAATCCAATGTGCGTTTGGGACAGACTGATTTCACGAAACTGACGCCTAACGGAAAACATGGCGCGAACAATACCAAAGTAAAGGAATATATCGACTTTGCTGCTGAAAACGGTTTTCAGGGATTGTTGATCGAAGGCTGGAATATCGGTTGGGAAGACTGGTTCGGTCGCTCAAAAGAATACGTCTTTGATTTCATTACGCCATATCCTGATTTCGACATCAAAATGCTTAATGAGTATGCCAATTCCAAAGGAATCAAGCTGATCATGCACCACGAAACTTCAGGTTCTGCAACAAATTATGAAAGATGGGCGGACAAGGCCTTCCAGCTAATGAACAAATACGGCTATGATGCCGTAAAAACAGGATACGTGGGAGATGTTATCCCGAGAGGGGAACACCATTACTCCCAATGGATGATCAACCATTATTACAGGATTGCTGAAAAAGCCAATGAATACAAAGTGATGGTAAATTCTCACGAATCGGTCCGTCCGACCGGGGAAAGCCGTACCTATCCGAACTACATTTCTGCAGAAGCGGCCCGCGGAACCGAATACGAAGCATTTGGCGGAAACAATCCGGATCATCAAACCATTCTTCCGTTCACGAGATGGATGGGCGGTTCTATGGATTACACGCCGGGGATTTTCCAGACTAAACTGGATTACTATTTCCCGGGCGATAAACGTTTTGTTAAAACCACATTGGCCAAGCAATTGGCGCTGTACGTAACGATGTACATGCCGCTTCAGATGGCTGCCGACTTACCGGAAAACTACAGGAAACATATGGATGCCTTCCAGTTTATCAAGGATGTAGCTGCAGACTGGGACGATACCAAAATCCTGTCTGCAGAACCCGGAGATTATGTAGTGACGGCCAGAAAAGCCAAAGGAACGGAAAACTGGTTTGTGGGCGGGATTACCGATGAAAACAAGCGGGATTATACCGTAGAATTTTCATTCCTGGACAAAGGGAAAAAGTATGAGGCCACAATCTATGAAGACGGCAAGGATGCAGACTACATCAGCAATCCTCAGAGTTATAACATTTACAAAAAGAAGGTCACAAGCAAATCCAAAATCAATATGAAAATGGTACGCAGCGGCGGCTTTGCGATCTCGGTTAAGCCCGTACAGTAA
- a CDS encoding RHS repeat-associated core domain-containing protein produces MNHLKKGSVMFGQGSYKSYKYQGQELQETGFHSFKWRNYMPDVERFFNVDPLSEKYTYQSHYNFFEN; encoded by the coding sequence ATGAACCACCTGAAGAAAGGATCTGTTATGTTTGGACAAGGAAGTTATAAGAGTTACAAGTATCAGGGACAAGAATTACAGGAGACTGGTTTTCATAGTTTTAAATGGAGAAATTATATGCCGGATGTAGAAAGGTTTTTTAATGTTGACCCTTTAAGTGAAAAGTATACATATCAGTCACATTATAATTTCTTTGAGAATTGA
- a CDS encoding SusC/RagA family TonB-linked outer membrane protein, with amino-acid sequence MKNFTTVLKIAPAFLLASTMIHAQTDSTTKEKKIEEVVLVGYGKQKKTDLTGSVTALSTADFNKGAISTVEGLINGRAAGVVITQSGTPGSEAVIRIRGGSSLNASNEPLLVVDGLPLDGVSLSTINPNDIESFSILKDAASTAIYGSRGSNGVILITTKKGGKRLRVSLNAFTTVNTLAKKIKVYSGDEFRALINQFVPDKVSQLGTSNTDWQDEIFKTSVTNDINASVSGSLFGKVPTRFSVDHLENTGLLITSGFQRTTGNIAISPSFFDDHLKFNITGTYSYTFKNNADEGAIGNALSMNPTQSVYEDNSIYGDGYYENRMGNFNSTTGTYNPNGVSNPVAQLRNKHDIQNFKRFFGNVNMEYKFHFLPELRLVANAGLDTREYDGHVTTNKYSRNGYYSINNTFAYYGSESFSGESLFNKNANVQLNYAKTFGQFNFDVMGGYEYQNYHKTSFGSGNTLVYGIDPAQFYNPNSKPDVNLQAFFGRLNLGYNNKYLLTVNYRHDGSSRFSKENRWGNFGGVAAAWKVSEESFLKGNSTLSDLKLRASIGKIGNQDIGDIARVDYLKTYDISTTLFYQLGNTFYQIAKANGYNQNLKWEESVKYNLGLDFGFAKNRVTGTLDFYLADTKDLLSIVPEGPLENLRVIGFKNIGKLQSKGVELGLDIKAVKKENFTLNFNYNATYNNINIKELELDNIDKGGVGLGAFIQTFKTGYSPYAFNVYQQVYDSNGKPIEGAYVDRNNDGVITSADKYIYKKPQADVTMGFMTNATFGKHIDFSMAWRASIGNYVYDQISADRAQLGNIYNTVDGTINNAPVDFTNTNFTFTNKESDYYVKNGSFVKLDNVTLGYTFNNLLKNKGSIRFYTGVNNVLIITKYKNIDPEVFNDGRDASIYPRARMFTLGINANF; translated from the coding sequence GTGAAGAATTTTACAACGGTATTAAAAATTGCGCCGGCCTTCCTATTGGCCAGTACAATGATTCATGCGCAGACAGACTCTACAACAAAAGAGAAAAAAATTGAGGAGGTGGTGTTAGTAGGCTATGGAAAGCAGAAAAAAACTGATTTGACTGGATCTGTAACTGCATTGTCAACAGCTGATTTTAACAAAGGGGCCATATCGACTGTAGAAGGGCTGATCAATGGTCGTGCTGCCGGTGTGGTAATTACCCAGTCCGGAACGCCGGGAAGTGAAGCGGTTATCAGGATAAGAGGAGGTTCTTCTCTGAATGCAAGTAATGAACCATTATTAGTTGTAGACGGTTTGCCATTAGACGGGGTTTCTTTATCTACAATCAATCCAAATGATATAGAATCTTTTTCGATATTAAAAGATGCGGCTTCTACTGCGATTTACGGTTCCAGAGGATCTAATGGGGTTATTCTAATTACGACTAAAAAAGGAGGAAAAAGATTAAGAGTATCATTAAATGCTTTTACCACGGTTAATACTTTAGCTAAGAAAATTAAAGTATATAGTGGTGATGAGTTTAGAGCCCTAATCAATCAATTTGTCCCGGATAAAGTATCTCAATTAGGTACTTCTAATACAGATTGGCAAGACGAAATTTTTAAAACTTCTGTAACGAATGATATTAATGCTTCAGTTTCCGGAAGTTTGTTTGGAAAAGTACCAACTCGTTTCTCTGTAGATCATTTAGAAAATACCGGATTATTGATTACTTCTGGTTTCCAGAGAACAACCGGAAATATCGCAATAAGCCCTAGTTTTTTTGACGATCATTTGAAATTTAATATTACAGGTACTTATTCTTATACTTTTAAAAATAATGCCGATGAAGGAGCTATTGGTAATGCACTTTCTATGAATCCTACACAATCTGTTTATGAAGACAATTCTATCTATGGAGATGGTTATTACGAAAATAGAATGGGTAATTTTAACTCTACTACAGGAACATATAATCCTAATGGGGTTTCTAACCCTGTAGCACAGCTAAGAAATAAGCATGATATTCAAAATTTTAAAAGATTTTTTGGAAATGTAAACATGGAATATAAATTCCATTTTTTACCAGAATTAAGGTTAGTTGCGAATGCAGGTTTGGATACCAGAGAATACGATGGTCATGTAACAACAAATAAATATTCGAGAAACGGATATTATTCTATTAATAATACTTTTGCTTATTATGGATCAGAATCTTTTTCTGGGGAAAGTCTATTCAATAAAAATGCAAATGTACAGTTGAATTATGCTAAAACTTTTGGGCAATTCAATTTTGATGTGATGGGAGGTTATGAGTATCAAAATTATCATAAGACAAGTTTCGGAAGTGGTAATACACTTGTATATGGTATAGACCCTGCTCAATTTTATAATCCGAATTCTAAACCGGATGTTAATTTACAGGCATTTTTTGGTAGGTTAAATTTAGGATATAACAATAAATATTTACTTACTGTAAATTACAGACATGATGGATCTTCTCGCTTTAGTAAGGAAAACAGATGGGGCAATTTTGGTGGAGTAGCCGCTGCCTGGAAAGTTTCTGAAGAAAGTTTCTTAAAAGGAAATTCTACATTATCAGATCTTAAACTAAGAGCAAGTATTGGAAAGATTGGAAATCAAGATATTGGTGATATTGCAAGAGTTGATTATTTAAAAACATATGATATCTCAACAACATTATTTTATCAGTTGGGAAATACATTTTATCAGATTGCGAAAGCCAATGGATATAATCAAAATCTGAAATGGGAAGAGAGTGTAAAATATAATCTTGGATTAGATTTTGGATTCGCCAAAAACAGAGTTACGGGAACTTTGGATTTTTATTTAGCAGATACTAAAGATCTATTATCTATTGTACCGGAAGGACCTTTAGAAAATTTAAGAGTTATTGGATTTAAGAATATCGGAAAATTACAGTCTAAAGGTGTTGAATTAGGTTTGGATATCAAGGCAGTGAAAAAAGAAAATTTCACCCTGAATTTCAATTATAACGCAACCTACAATAACATCAATATTAAAGAACTGGAATTAGATAACATTGATAAAGGTGGTGTTGGCTTAGGAGCATTTATACAAACATTTAAAACAGGATATTCTCCATATGCATTTAATGTGTATCAACAAGTATATGACAGCAATGGTAAACCAATAGAAGGAGCTTATGTAGACAGAAATAATGATGGTGTCATTACTTCTGCAGATAAATACATCTATAAAAAGCCACAGGCAGATGTTACAATGGGATTCATGACAAATGCAACTTTTGGGAAACATATTGACTTCTCTATGGCTTGGAGAGCAAGTATTGGTAACTATGTGTATGATCAAATTTCGGCAGACAGAGCGCAATTAGGTAACATTTATAATACTGTAGATGGAACTATTAACAATGCTCCTGTAGATTTTACTAATACTAATTTTACATTTACCAATAAAGAATCTGATTATTACGTTAAAAACGGAAGTTTTGTAAAGTTAGATAATGTAACATTAGGATATACTTTTAACAATTTATTAAAAAACAAGGGTTCAATAAGATTTTATACAGGGGTAAATAATGTACTTATTATCACAAAATATAAAAACATTGATCCAGAGGTATTTAATGATGGTAGAGATGCTTCGATATATCCAAGAGCAAGAATGTTTACTTTAGGAATCAATGCAAACTTTTAA